One genomic window of Luteitalea pratensis includes the following:
- a CDS encoding dihydrodipicolinate synthase family protein, with the protein MITTPLSPSHFARSVMAVPPLARLLDRSLSEAGNGRIIRHLEAGGVSLLLYGGNANFYHMPLSEYDAALAMLEQLAGPDSLVVPSAGPSYALLLEHARIVRRHRFPTVMVLPQQGITTSVGVANGIREFVAAAGVPALVYVKNDGYIEPEEIAALDKEGLVSAIKYAVVRKDTSDDPYLRKLVSMVDTSKIISGIGEQPAIVHVRDFGLAGFTSGCVCVAPRLSQTMLAAVHRQDWVEAERVRGIFVALEDLRNAINPIRVLHQAVESAGIAETGPLLPLLSNVGEEHVEAIEAAARALLAADGQPANPVS; encoded by the coding sequence ATGATCACGACGCCCCTGTCCCCATCCCACTTCGCCCGCTCCGTGATGGCCGTGCCGCCGTTGGCGCGACTGCTCGATCGCTCGCTGTCGGAGGCGGGTAACGGCCGCATCATCCGGCATCTCGAGGCGGGGGGCGTGTCGTTGCTGCTGTATGGCGGCAACGCGAACTTCTACCACATGCCGCTATCCGAGTACGACGCGGCCCTGGCGATGCTCGAGCAACTGGCGGGTCCGGATTCGCTCGTCGTGCCGTCGGCCGGCCCGAGCTACGCGTTGCTGCTCGAGCACGCCCGGATTGTCCGGCGTCACCGGTTTCCCACCGTGATGGTGTTGCCGCAGCAGGGGATCACCACGAGCGTCGGTGTGGCCAACGGGATCCGCGAGTTCGTGGCGGCCGCCGGCGTGCCGGCACTGGTCTACGTGAAGAACGACGGCTACATCGAGCCCGAGGAGATTGCCGCGCTCGACAAGGAGGGGCTGGTCAGCGCGATCAAGTACGCGGTCGTGCGCAAGGACACCTCTGACGACCCGTATCTGCGCAAGCTCGTCTCGATGGTCGACACGAGCAAGATCATCAGCGGCATCGGCGAGCAGCCCGCGATCGTCCACGTCCGGGACTTTGGCCTCGCGGGCTTCACGAGCGGATGCGTCTGCGTCGCGCCGCGACTGTCTCAGACCATGCTGGCGGCCGTGCACCGGCAGGACTGGGTCGAGGCCGAGCGGGTCCGCGGCATCTTCGTGGCGCTCGAAGACCTCCGCAACGCCATCAACCCGATCCGCGTTCTGCACCAGGCGGTGGAGAGCGCCGGCATCGCCGAGACGGGGCCGTTGCTGCCGCTATTGAGCAACGTCGGAGAAGAGCACGTCGAGGCGATCGAGGCGGCGGCGCGAGCACTGCTCGCCGCTGACGGGCAGCCGGCGAACCCTGTGTCTTGA
- a CDS encoding DUF3293 domain-containing protein: MRCCRRPGTTSLRAELLAAYRRTEYRVDDAGYALVLRVGVPSEQLRRCHDAFGVTCSAFITAWNPRSTPTPREQNDLAMTRLEQALAAPGCRWLRGEGVDPEEEWPGEPSVLVLGLDEAAALAIARRFDQYAIVWSGADATPRLVMA; the protein is encoded by the coding sequence ATGCGCTGCTGCAGGCGGCCGGGCACGACGTCGTTGCGCGCTGAACTGCTCGCCGCTTACCGACGCACCGAGTACCGCGTGGACGATGCGGGGTACGCGTTGGTGCTGCGTGTCGGCGTGCCGTCCGAGCAACTGCGCAGGTGTCACGACGCGTTCGGTGTCACCTGCTCCGCCTTCATTACCGCGTGGAATCCTCGCAGTACGCCGACGCCGCGAGAGCAGAACGACCTGGCCATGACTCGCCTCGAGCAGGCGCTGGCGGCGCCGGGCTGCCGTTGGCTTCGCGGCGAGGGGGTCGATCCCGAGGAAGAGTGGCCAGGCGAGCCGAGCGTCCTCGTGTTGGGCCTCGACGAGGCCGCAGCCCTCGCCATCGCCCGCCGCTTCGACCAGTACGCCATCGTCTGGAGCGGAGCCGACGCTACGCCACGGTTGGTCATGGCGTGA
- a CDS encoding S16 family serine protease, translating into MPRPSRGSLPVVSVSEDDETVVAWCIAPTPHATSHNHAIGTTLGPQMRQSWRAATVALPRALPVLWRNVRDATRLLPEITPLHGLRTTPGFVDPGVLVEGPSFGLAFCLHLASVVLGCPVPPQVVAAAAIDPSGSVLPVGGLERKIAGIATLLPRVTDVLVSADQEAEARHVAPDGLCVVGVGRAADAIAHVFGNALTRLLVEAGSDPERREELTASFFRLALVGSDAMVDWAPVARGATLALEHWSDLTADARYRLDFARAVAERHCDNSGRIALPPSGWLEGRPRMLRIQVVAHLVQQCADTGVPHPDRIEPLTRDLLAADLHEAAEPQLRLRGALARLEALTGRAQDALAAQESVACVLADLHADADIAYPLSEWCRLAGALRDAASLQRAVGFHERLSSTGGLKGLGARYVEFALVRGRLLLEPGDEAARTIAIQLAGDLTLPDHLRWAAHRWAGTACRPVLVEAAGHGNVLASRNLVMLDLDTAIAAGDLEAAAACVVALERYDPGPTGHLIRSGAHPSDVARLYPY; encoded by the coding sequence ATGCCCCGGCCCAGTCGCGGCTCCTTGCCGGTGGTCAGTGTCAGCGAGGACGACGAGACGGTCGTCGCCTGGTGCATCGCACCCACCCCCCATGCGACGTCGCACAACCATGCGATCGGTACGACGCTCGGGCCGCAGATGCGCCAGTCGTGGCGTGCCGCAACCGTGGCGTTGCCGCGGGCGCTACCCGTCCTCTGGCGGAACGTGCGTGACGCGACCCGGCTGTTGCCCGAGATCACGCCACTGCACGGCCTGCGCACGACGCCAGGCTTTGTCGACCCGGGCGTGCTGGTCGAAGGGCCATCATTCGGGCTCGCGTTCTGCCTGCATCTCGCCTCGGTCGTGCTCGGGTGTCCGGTGCCGCCGCAGGTCGTGGCCGCGGCGGCCATCGATCCGTCTGGTTCCGTCCTGCCGGTAGGGGGGCTCGAGCGCAAGATCGCGGGGATCGCGACGCTGCTGCCGCGCGTCACGGACGTGCTCGTTTCGGCCGATCAGGAGGCCGAGGCTCGTCACGTCGCGCCCGACGGACTGTGCGTGGTCGGCGTCGGCCGTGCCGCCGACGCCATCGCGCATGTGTTCGGCAATGCGCTGACGCGACTGCTCGTGGAAGCAGGGAGCGACCCCGAGCGGCGCGAGGAACTCACCGCCAGCTTCTTCAGGCTTGCCCTTGTCGGCAGCGACGCGATGGTCGATTGGGCGCCGGTCGCTCGGGGGGCAACCCTCGCGCTCGAGCATTGGTCGGATCTGACGGCCGATGCGCGTTACCGGCTCGACTTCGCACGCGCCGTCGCTGAACGACACTGCGACAACAGCGGACGCATTGCCCTGCCGCCGAGTGGCTGGCTCGAGGGACGTCCGCGCATGCTGCGCATCCAGGTCGTCGCGCACCTCGTACAGCAATGCGCAGACACGGGCGTCCCCCATCCAGACCGTATCGAGCCGCTTACGCGCGACCTGCTCGCCGCGGATCTGCACGAGGCGGCCGAGCCGCAGTTGCGATTGCGCGGTGCACTGGCGCGGCTCGAGGCGCTCACAGGGCGCGCCCAGGACGCGCTCGCCGCACAGGAGTCTGTCGCGTGCGTGCTCGCCGATCTCCATGCCGACGCTGACATCGCATACCCGCTGTCGGAGTGGTGCCGCCTGGCCGGCGCCCTCCGGGATGCGGCGTCGCTGCAGCGCGCCGTGGGATTTCACGAGCGGCTGTCGAGCACAGGCGGACTCAAGGGGCTGGGCGCACGCTACGTGGAATTCGCGCTGGTGCGTGGCAGGCTGCTGCTCGAACCGGGAGACGAGGCCGCCCGCACCATTGCCATTCAGCTCGCCGGCGACCTCACCCTGCCCGATCATCTTCGCTGGGCCGCGCACCGGTGGGCCGGAACTGCCTGTCGCCCGGTCCTCGTAGAGGCGGCGGGGCACGGCAACGTGCTCGCGTCACGCAACCTCGTGATGCTCGATCTCGACACAGCCATAGCAGCAGGCGACCTAGAGGCCGCCGCCGCGTGCGTCGTCGCACTCGAGCGATATGATCCGGGACCAACAGGCCATCTGATCCGAAGCGGTGCGCATCCATCGGATGTCGCGCGGCTCTACCCGTACTGA
- a CDS encoding metallophosphoesterase family protein, with protein MPTADLKVGGYTDAWICRYPVPGTRFRLPTPDSRPFLRILHTSDWHAGKAWKGQSRIQELEAVLDDLAVAVERERIDLVLMTGDVFDVASPSAEAERLVFRFFRRVGQLDVPSVVIAGNHDSPARVEAWGQLAELAQVTACGVVKPHDQGGCVTIPTRSGEPAVVAMLPFVGPSQFLSAQELGVAGGEAVGAYARHMQRLVADITRGFRADAVNLLMSHTHMEGAVVGTSERRVHVAEAWAATVDMLPATAHYVALGHIHRNQAIAAAPVPTWYAGAPMQLDFGEEGEVKAYNIVEVHPDEPARVTARPYVGARPLRTVTVLASMFEGDSIASASTPSLQFDEPRVDVSERPHLRVIVDCTAGAVDPDINRKVRAVIPGVVSVDLLRPRPVPGDTQPVLQGMFAPRDLYAAYLHHQGQRGTEAMLGAFDALYQASLVGEDEA; from the coding sequence TTGCCTACCGCCGACCTGAAGGTCGGCGGCTACACCGACGCCTGGATCTGCCGGTACCCGGTACCCGGTACCCGATTTCGACTCCCGACTCCCGACTCCCGACCCTTCTTGCGAATCCTCCACACCTCAGACTGGCACGCTGGCAAGGCGTGGAAAGGGCAATCGCGCATCCAGGAGCTCGAGGCCGTGCTCGACGATCTCGCCGTGGCGGTCGAGCGCGAGCGGATCGATCTCGTCCTGATGACCGGGGACGTCTTCGACGTCGCGTCGCCGTCGGCCGAGGCCGAGCGGCTCGTCTTCCGATTCTTCCGCCGCGTCGGCCAGCTCGACGTGCCGTCGGTGGTGATCGCCGGCAACCACGACAGCCCCGCACGGGTCGAGGCGTGGGGGCAACTCGCCGAACTGGCGCAGGTGACGGCCTGCGGCGTGGTGAAGCCGCACGACCAGGGCGGGTGCGTCACCATTCCCACGCGCTCGGGCGAGCCAGCGGTCGTCGCGATGCTGCCGTTCGTTGGGCCGTCGCAGTTCCTGTCGGCCCAGGAGCTTGGCGTGGCCGGTGGTGAGGCAGTTGGCGCGTACGCTCGCCACATGCAACGGCTCGTTGCCGACATCACTCGCGGCTTCCGGGCCGATGCGGTGAACCTCCTGATGTCGCACACGCACATGGAGGGCGCGGTTGTCGGCACGAGCGAGCGTCGCGTCCACGTGGCCGAAGCATGGGCGGCGACCGTGGACATGCTGCCTGCCACTGCGCACTACGTTGCGCTCGGCCACATCCATCGCAACCAGGCCATCGCTGCCGCGCCGGTGCCGACATGGTATGCGGGCGCGCCGATGCAGCTGGATTTCGGCGAAGAGGGCGAGGTCAAGGCGTACAACATCGTCGAGGTTCATCCCGACGAACCCGCGCGCGTGACCGCACGCCCCTACGTCGGCGCACGACCCCTTCGCACGGTGACCGTCCTCGCGTCGATGTTCGAAGGAGATTCGATTGCCTCCGCGTCGACGCCCTCACTGCAGTTCGACGAACCACGCGTGGACGTCTCGGAGCGGCCGCACCTGCGCGTGATTGTCGATTGCACCGCCGGAGCGGTCGATCCCGACATCAACCGCAAGGTGCGGGCCGTCATCCCCGGCGTCGTCAGCGTGGATCTGCTGCGGCCTCGGCCCGTCCCTGGCGACACCCAGCCGGTACTGCAGGGAATGTTCGCCCCGCGTGACCTCTATGCGGCCTACCTGCACCACCAGGGCCAGAGGGGCACCGAGGCCATGCTCGGCGCGTTCGACGCCCTGTACCAGGCTTCGCTCGTCGGCGAGGACGAGGCATGA
- a CDS encoding AAA family ATPase: MSDNPILADLLRRLAAGGKDAEPFAIYVAYACDGTDALAGAIDAGADLAPRAAADALPLTAPADVPRAYLKTIKVRAFRGIGPERALEIPEGRGLTIVSGRNGSGKSSFAEAVELLFTDTCARFGAARAAEGWRNHHVDQLPFIAADVVVEQTGTVTFSRRWGKGAELKDGETVVKDAGPTRTLSETPWLRASLDYRPFLAYSQLGEMLDGRSALYDALMTGLGLEQYVDVRQRLMDAARAIDKCQDDSKRAASGVVAAAQSAKALGDDPRLDEIVTLLGARTWDFDAIQRLVADDLTDDGQGQLLRQLATLRAPALADGTDVVAGLREAGDRVREIGERSAGRARQLADLLERALDVTKATESDACPVCGTADVIDDAWRSRTRQAADILRSDAAEADGAQATLDRARSRAMQFCVAAPAVLATAARAALDVQAALDAWQTFASAPAGAGEIEPLAAHIESTMPPLLSAVTAVMAMAQAELARREDVWRPVALQLAAWLPPARQAEAGKEAKKHLRKAEDWLKDVIEDIRRERFEPIAQQATHYWSMLRLQSSVDLRDVQMVGSGTRRSVQLDVSLEGTETSALSVMSQGELNSLALSLFLPRATMPESPFGFVLIDDPVQALDPAKVEGLARVLAQAARSHQVVVFTHDDRLPEAVRRLEIRATFVDILRRDRSVVDIRRVKGPVAILLDDAKAIAMTEHMPDGIKLRLVPNFCRSALEAACQEVVRARRLREGALHTDVEDTLVKAGKFRNLMALALFDNMDRGGDVEQRLGSMRKLPHKQTFRDCLEGAHGDFTGDPLALVSATQALVDMIRAQVAKP; this comes from the coding sequence GTGTCCGACAATCCCATCCTCGCCGATCTCCTGAGGCGCCTTGCCGCTGGCGGCAAGGACGCCGAGCCGTTTGCCATCTATGTCGCATACGCGTGCGACGGTACCGACGCGCTCGCCGGCGCCATCGACGCGGGAGCGGACCTGGCGCCCAGGGCGGCGGCCGACGCGCTGCCGCTCACCGCACCTGCAGACGTGCCTCGCGCGTACTTGAAGACCATCAAGGTGCGTGCGTTCCGTGGCATCGGCCCAGAGCGCGCGCTGGAGATTCCCGAAGGCCGGGGCCTCACGATCGTGAGCGGTCGGAACGGCTCCGGCAAGAGCAGCTTCGCAGAGGCCGTGGAACTGTTGTTCACCGATACCTGCGCGCGCTTCGGTGCGGCGCGCGCCGCCGAAGGCTGGCGCAATCACCACGTCGATCAGCTCCCGTTCATTGCCGCGGACGTGGTGGTCGAGCAGACCGGAACCGTCACGTTTTCGCGCCGGTGGGGCAAGGGCGCAGAGCTGAAGGACGGGGAAACCGTCGTCAAGGACGCGGGCCCCACCCGGACGCTCTCGGAAACGCCCTGGCTCCGCGCCTCTCTCGACTACCGGCCGTTCCTGGCGTATTCGCAGCTCGGCGAGATGCTCGACGGCAGGTCAGCACTTTACGACGCGCTGATGACAGGGCTGGGCCTGGAGCAGTACGTCGACGTGCGTCAGCGGCTCATGGATGCCGCGCGTGCGATCGACAAGTGCCAGGACGATTCGAAGCGAGCCGCGAGCGGTGTGGTGGCCGCGGCCCAGTCGGCCAAGGCACTCGGCGACGACCCGCGGCTCGACGAAATCGTCACGCTACTCGGCGCCAGGACGTGGGACTTCGACGCCATCCAGCGACTGGTGGCCGACGACCTCACCGATGACGGGCAGGGACAGCTGCTTCGCCAACTCGCCACGTTGCGGGCGCCCGCTCTCGCCGACGGCACCGACGTCGTCGCCGGACTGCGCGAGGCCGGGGACAGGGTGCGCGAGATAGGAGAACGATCGGCGGGGCGGGCGCGACAGCTTGCAGACCTGCTCGAGCGTGCACTCGATGTGACGAAGGCCACGGAGTCCGACGCGTGTCCAGTGTGTGGCACCGCGGACGTCATCGACGATGCCTGGCGAAGCCGTACGCGGCAGGCCGCCGACATACTGCGGTCAGATGCCGCCGAGGCGGACGGCGCGCAAGCAACGCTGGACAGGGCGCGGTCGCGCGCCATGCAGTTCTGCGTCGCGGCCCCAGCCGTACTGGCGACCGCCGCACGCGCTGCCCTCGACGTGCAAGCCGCGCTCGACGCATGGCAGACCTTTGCCAGCGCACCTGCAGGCGCCGGTGAGATCGAGCCACTGGCGGCGCACATCGAGTCGACGATGCCGCCGCTGCTATCAGCGGTGACTGCCGTCATGGCCATGGCGCAGGCCGAACTCGCCCGTCGCGAAGACGTCTGGCGGCCCGTGGCCCTGCAGTTGGCCGCGTGGTTGCCGCCGGCGCGGCAGGCCGAGGCCGGCAAGGAGGCCAAGAAGCACCTTCGCAAGGCCGAGGACTGGCTGAAGGACGTCATCGAGGACATCCGTCGCGAGCGCTTCGAACCGATTGCGCAGCAGGCCACGCACTACTGGTCGATGCTGCGGTTGCAGAGCAGCGTCGATCTGCGCGACGTGCAGATGGTCGGTAGCGGCACGCGTCGCAGCGTGCAACTCGACGTGAGCCTCGAAGGCACCGAGACGTCGGCGTTGAGCGTCATGAGCCAGGGCGAACTGAACAGCCTCGCGCTGAGCCTCTTCCTGCCTCGTGCGACGATGCCGGAGAGCCCGTTCGGGTTCGTGCTGATCGACGATCCCGTGCAGGCGCTCGACCCGGCCAAGGTCGAGGGCCTGGCCCGCGTGCTCGCCCAGGCGGCCCGAAGCCATCAGGTCGTGGTGTTCACGCACGACGATCGCCTGCCCGAGGCCGTGCGGCGGCTGGAGATTCGCGCGACGTTCGTCGACATCCTGCGGCGGGACCGGTCCGTCGTGGACATCCGTCGCGTCAAGGGACCGGTCGCGATCCTCCTCGACGATGCGAAGGCCATCGCGATGACCGAGCACATGCCGGACGGGATCAAGCTGCGGCTCGTGCCGAATTTCTGCCGTTCCGCGCTCGAGGCGGCGTGCCAGGAGGTCGTCCGTGCCCGTCGGCTTCGCGAAGGGGCATTGCACACCGACGTCGAGGACACCCTCGTGAAGGCGGGCAAGTTCCGTAACCTCATGGCGCTGGCTCTTTTTGACAACATGGATCGTGGCGGAGATGTCGAGCAGCGCCTCGGCTCGATGCGCAAGCTGCCGCACAAGCAGACGTTCCGCGATTGCCTCGAGGGCGCACATGGCGACTTCACTGGCGATCCGTTAGCACTCGTGAGCGCGACGCAGGCATTGGTCGACATGATCAGGGCGCAGGTGGCCAAACCATGA
- a CDS encoding ribbon-helix-helix protein, CopG family: MAASRIGEVVRAGQATLKGGSKPENRLTSHNNCGHTSSMATTSVRSTYSLDMETMRRIDNLARRWDVSKSEVLRRALRIADEQSTRSERVEALKQLQVSMDLSRERAEGWVADIRAERDAWPTPGDGQ; this comes from the coding sequence ATGGCGGCGTCCCGCATTGGTGAGGTGGTCAGGGCCGGCCAAGCGACCCTCAAGGGAGGAAGCAAGCCAGAAAACAGGTTGACCAGCCACAATAATTGTGGCCATACTTCGAGTATGGCAACAACATCGGTGCGGTCAACGTACTCATTGGACATGGAGACCATGAGACGCATCGACAACCTTGCGAGGCGGTGGGACGTGTCGAAATCGGAAGTGCTGCGGCGGGCGCTCCGGATCGCGGACGAGCAGTCCACGCGATCGGAGCGTGTGGAGGCCCTCAAGCAACTGCAGGTGTCCATGGATCTCTCGCGCGAACGCGCGGAAGGCTGGGTCGCCGACATCCGTGCGGAGCGAGATGCCTGGCCCACTCCGGGAGACGGCCAGTGA
- a CDS encoding PIN domain-containing protein, with amino-acid sequence MTTPVHLDTSFLVRSVCPENVEAASLLEWLEQGRPVMISAMVWAEFLCGPLTDGQRTLAMQVVGEPVAVGGREAELAARLYNTSGRRRGSLADCLIAAAAIEGGAPLATADNSFARFADAGLLLA; translated from the coding sequence GTGACGACGCCGGTCCATCTGGACACGAGCTTCCTGGTCCGCTCGGTATGCCCGGAGAACGTGGAGGCGGCGTCCCTGCTCGAATGGCTCGAGCAGGGGCGCCCCGTCATGATCAGTGCGATGGTGTGGGCGGAGTTTCTGTGCGGCCCGCTCACGGACGGCCAGAGGACGCTGGCGATGCAGGTCGTCGGTGAACCCGTTGCGGTCGGAGGGCGAGAGGCCGAACTCGCAGCGCGCCTCTACAACACGTCGGGGCGTCGTCGTGGCTCGTTGGCCGACTGCCTGATTGCCGCGGCGGCGATCGAGGGCGGAGCCCCGCTGGCTACCGCGGACAACAGCTTCGCGCGATTCGCCGACGCCGGCCTGTTACTGGCCTAG
- a CDS encoding AAA family ATPase: protein MRPLTIEVHGFTCFRDSQPALDLSSHTLFAITGPTGAGKSSVLDAMTFALYGKVPRMGRGSVKDLISHGRDRLCVTMRFSVADRTCIVTRMIRRNGGPGVCQLDEQVGAATRTIASGVREVDEAVEHLVGLDYDAFTQAVVLPQGEFARFLKGAPAQRRQILQDLLRLGVYGRMHKLAGERCRDAKRDVEAAERQLVMHADATPDAIRHAEIELAGASQRHAALVETRDGVREARVQMETRVALARELGVRRQELELVRAADTEQRVRVDTIARARRAREVGAELAQHARDRETHQARVNAHATAQGRLAAAQAAAGEAGVRLDAAQRAFTDAAPLRTRAETLRALEGRLQHLDALAAECRVLARSHDASRNEVTARQTDLRTKSEALTQASEEVARLDRALASPTFDPLELQACERGRDIARELRSAREQGSAVDDLVRRAQANLRSAEEVTRAELAAVTEARAAFARAEAGRDESVRLLTEAQDAHRAMTLRRHLHPGDACPVCAQSVQTVPPIALAPALASLFDAQNEAAEACRTLAARVSQQQERHARADAAAEGARHQLATAEANRSALRDRITASMATLATDLARYLPASRSAMPEHWLLERLDDLQALRTEREARERRRQIAEAVRVDADHLLALAALALAGAEREAQVLADQQTARTAAHDALMTEIRRTTDAADPRAELATLVRQLADAEGALDTARVEATRHDTELAAAIEAEVHASRAMDDAQRALDAITARITTALSAFGFASVDEATAALMAEVDLAALADATDAHDRRRAALEAQVADLAARVGTVAASDAHLAASVSAERQADDAVSANLRRTTQLEVQLEAMRTRALNAVALHMQLSVARQTYEVYSRLATDLKADAFQAWLLRESFERLVIGASTRLMELSGRYTLQWADEEFVVVDHDNAQERRGADTLSGGETFLASLALALELSEQVQRAAGAVRLDSLFIDEGFGTLDAAAQDVVASAIESLQVSGRMVGIITHVRELTDRMPACIVIEKRPDGSRWRQD from the coding sequence ATGAGGCCACTCACCATCGAGGTGCACGGCTTCACCTGCTTCCGCGATTCCCAACCGGCACTCGACCTCTCGTCGCACACGCTGTTCGCGATTACTGGGCCGACCGGCGCGGGCAAGAGCTCCGTGCTCGATGCGATGACCTTTGCCCTCTACGGCAAGGTCCCACGCATGGGCCGCGGCAGCGTCAAGGACCTGATCTCCCACGGCCGCGATCGCCTTTGCGTGACCATGCGCTTCTCGGTGGCCGATCGCACCTGCATCGTCACGCGGATGATTCGTCGCAATGGCGGCCCCGGCGTCTGCCAGCTCGATGAGCAGGTCGGCGCCGCGACGCGCACGATCGCGTCCGGTGTGCGTGAGGTCGACGAGGCCGTCGAGCACCTGGTCGGGCTCGACTACGACGCCTTCACGCAAGCGGTCGTGTTGCCCCAGGGCGAGTTCGCGAGGTTCCTGAAGGGCGCGCCGGCGCAACGACGCCAGATCCTGCAGGACCTGCTGCGACTCGGTGTCTACGGGCGGATGCACAAGCTCGCCGGCGAGCGATGCCGGGACGCGAAGAGAGACGTCGAGGCCGCCGAACGGCAACTCGTGATGCACGCCGACGCGACGCCCGACGCGATCCGTCATGCCGAGATCGAACTGGCCGGCGCGTCGCAGCGACACGCGGCCCTCGTCGAGACGCGCGATGGTGTTCGTGAGGCGCGTGTGCAGATGGAGACGCGCGTGGCCCTGGCGCGGGAGCTGGGCGTTCGCCGTCAAGAGCTCGAACTGGTTCGAGCCGCCGACACCGAGCAGCGCGTCAGGGTCGACACCATTGCGCGTGCCCGCCGTGCCCGGGAGGTCGGCGCGGAGCTCGCGCAGCACGCGCGGGACCGCGAAACGCACCAGGCGCGCGTGAATGCGCACGCCACTGCACAGGGGCGTCTGGCCGCGGCGCAGGCGGCGGCTGGCGAGGCTGGGGTCAGGCTGGACGCCGCGCAGCGTGCGTTTACGGACGCGGCGCCGCTCCGCACCCGGGCCGAGACGCTCCGCGCGCTCGAAGGACGACTGCAGCACCTGGACGCCCTCGCGGCGGAATGCCGCGTACTCGCGCGCAGTCACGACGCGAGTCGCAACGAGGTCACGGCGAGACAAACCGATCTGCGCACGAAGTCCGAAGCGTTGACCCAGGCGTCCGAAGAGGTCGCGCGTCTCGACCGCGCATTGGCTTCGCCGACCTTCGACCCGCTGGAGCTCCAGGCGTGCGAGCGGGGTCGGGACATCGCCCGCGAGCTCCGCAGCGCACGTGAACAGGGATCGGCCGTCGACGATCTCGTGCGCCGGGCACAGGCGAACCTGCGAAGCGCAGAGGAAGTCACCCGGGCCGAGTTGGCAGCCGTCACCGAGGCCCGCGCTGCCTTCGCCCGCGCAGAAGCCGGTCGCGACGAGTCGGTCCGGCTGCTCACCGAGGCGCAGGACGCACACCGGGCGATGACCCTGCGCCGCCACCTGCATCCGGGCGATGCGTGTCCTGTCTGTGCGCAATCAGTGCAGACGGTGCCCCCCATAGCCCTCGCCCCTGCGCTCGCCAGCCTGTTCGATGCGCAGAACGAGGCCGCCGAAGCCTGCCGCACGCTTGCGGCTCGCGTGTCGCAACAGCAGGAGCGCCATGCACGCGCGGACGCCGCCGCTGAGGGCGCCCGCCATCAACTCGCCACCGCCGAAGCGAATCGCTCCGCCCTGCGCGACAGGATCACCGCGAGCATGGCGACGCTGGCGACCGATCTCGCGCGGTATCTCCCGGCGTCGCGAAGCGCGATGCCCGAGCACTGGCTGCTCGAGCGACTCGATGACCTGCAAGCGTTGCGAACAGAGAGAGAGGCACGCGAGCGCAGGCGGCAGATTGCCGAGGCCGTTCGCGTGGATGCCGATCACCTCCTCGCGCTCGCCGCGCTGGCCCTCGCCGGTGCGGAACGCGAGGCGCAGGTCCTTGCCGATCAACAGACGGCCCGGACCGCGGCGCACGATGCACTGATGACGGAGATTCGGCGTACGACCGATGCGGCCGATCCGCGGGCGGAACTCGCCACGCTCGTGAGACAACTCGCGGACGCCGAGGGTGCACTGGACACCGCTCGCGTGGAAGCGACACGCCACGACACGGAACTCGCTGCCGCGATAGAAGCGGAGGTGCATGCCTCCCGTGCGATGGACGACGCGCAGCGCGCCCTCGATGCGATCACCGCCCGCATCACGACGGCGCTCTCGGCCTTCGGGTTCGCATCGGTCGACGAGGCAACGGCGGCACTGATGGCGGAGGTCGACCTCGCCGCTCTCGCCGATGCGACCGACGCTCACGACCGGCGCCGTGCGGCACTGGAAGCACAGGTCGCCGATCTCGCGGCGCGCGTCGGCACCGTGGCCGCGAGTGACGCGCACCTGGCCGCGAGCGTGTCCGCCGAGCGGCAGGCCGACGATGCGGTGAGTGCGAACCTGCGACGAACAACGCAACTCGAGGTGCAGCTCGAGGCCATGCGGACCCGGGCGCTCAACGCCGTCGCCCTGCACATGCAACTATCGGTTGCTCGCCAGACGTATGAGGTGTACTCGCGCCTCGCGACAGACCTCAAGGCGGATGCCTTCCAGGCCTGGCTGCTGCGCGAGTCGTTCGAGCGGCTCGTGATCGGTGCGTCGACGCGGCTGATGGAACTCTCGGGTCGATACACGTTGCAGTGGGCCGACGAAGAGTTCGTCGTCGTCGATCACGACAACGCCCAGGAGCGGCGCGGAGCGGACACGCTGAGTGGTGGCGAGACCTTCCTCGCCTCGCTCGCGCTCGCGCTCGAGTTGAGCGAGCAGGTACAGCGTGCCGCGGGCGCCGTGCGGCTGGACAGCCTGTTCATCGACGAAGGCTTCGGCACGCTCGACGCCGCCGCCCAGGACGTCGTCGCGTCGGCGATCGAGTCGCTGCAGGTGAGTGGCCGGATGGTCGGCATCATCACCCACGTCCGCGAGCTCACCGATCGCATGCCTGCCTGCATCGTGATCGAGAAGCGGCCCGACGGATCGCGCTGGCGTCAGGACTGA